One stretch of Pedobacter riviphilus DNA includes these proteins:
- a CDS encoding deoxyhypusine synthase family protein — MSNTRGPISQFMERNYLHFNAAAMMDAAKGYETHLDEGGKMMITLAGAMSTAELGISLAEMIRQDKVAIISCTGANLEEDIMNLVAHSHYKRVPNYRDLSPQDEWDLLENHYNRVTDTCIPEEEAFRRLQKHIHKIWKDADTAGERYFPHEFMYKMLLSGDLEQYYEIDPKNSWMLAAAEKNLPIVVPGWEDSTMGNIFASYVMKNELKASTMKSGIEYMGWLADWYIANSGGKGIGFFQIGGGIAGDFPICVVPMLYQDMEMENIPFWSYFCQISDSTTSYGSYSGAVPNEKITWGKLDIHTPKFIVESDATIVAPLMFAWILKQ; from the coding sequence ATGAGCAATACAAGAGGACCAATATCTCAGTTTATGGAGCGTAATTACCTCCATTTTAATGCAGCGGCAATGATGGATGCGGCTAAAGGATACGAAACGCATTTAGACGAGGGTGGTAAAATGATGATCACACTTGCTGGTGCTATGAGTACTGCAGAATTGGGAATTTCACTTGCAGAGATGATTCGCCAGGATAAAGTGGCCATTATTTCTTGTACTGGTGCAAACCTTGAAGAAGATATTATGAACCTGGTAGCACATTCACATTATAAACGTGTACCAAACTATCGCGATTTAAGTCCGCAAGACGAATGGGACCTTTTAGAAAACCATTACAACCGTGTTACGGATACCTGTATCCCTGAAGAAGAGGCTTTCCGTCGTTTACAGAAACATATCCATAAAATATGGAAAGATGCAGACACTGCTGGCGAAAGATATTTTCCGCATGAGTTTATGTACAAAATGCTTTTAAGCGGCGATTTGGAGCAATATTACGAAATCGATCCTAAAAACTCATGGATGCTTGCTGCGGCAGAAAAGAATTTACCAATTGTGGTACCTGGATGGGAAGATTCTACTATGGGTAATATTTTTGCCTCATATGTAATGAAAAATGAATTGAAAGCCAGTACAATGAAAAGCGGTATCGAATATATGGGCTGGTTGGCCGATTGGTATATTGCAAACAGTGGAGGGAAAGGAATTGGTTTCTTTCAGATTGGTGGTGGTATTGCCGGCGATTTCCCGATCTGCGTGGTACCAATGCTTTATCAGGATATGGAAATGGAAAATATTCCTTTCTGGAGTTATTTCTGCCAGATCTCAGATTCGACTACTTCTTATGGCTCATACTCTGGTGCCGTACCGAATGAAAAGATCACCTGGGGTAAGCTGGATATCCACACGCCAAAATTTATCGTAGAAAGTGATGCAACAATTGTAGCGCCGCTAATGTTTGCCTGGATATTAAAACAATAA
- a CDS encoding BamA/TamA family outer membrane protein — protein MKKYCLIILLALISGSSFAQMKLIRKMLSNEKDTTRKASFLPLPAFGYSQETGFEFGVGAIYSFYIDRKDTLNRSSNFALNTTYSTKKTANFMLKGDMWTKGNKYHFIGDIRFKNQPFNFYGIGNSATKSDENKLDQRVFKTLFDAEMNTLPKAYTGISLGFENYHFIDRQPGGIYSTSPQILDKDGGSVAWIGASQSYDTRNSNNYPTKGFFGRATYQYAPDFFGGENFNGSQIKLDLRGFFSLAPKVVLGIQGIYYTIQSKSTPFYLLQQLGNDQMMRGYYSGRYRDENLMAAQAEIRYRFMNRFGIVAFAGTGKVFANSQFNGDGLKPNFGLGGRYFFDPAKGLSVRLDYGIGEKLPNEKRQAGFYISLAEAF, from the coding sequence ATGAAAAAATACTGTCTAATTATTTTACTTGCGCTCATTTCAGGAAGTTCATTCGCACAGATGAAACTGATCAGGAAAATGCTCTCAAACGAAAAAGATACTACACGTAAAGCGAGCTTTTTACCGTTACCGGCCTTTGGTTATAGTCAGGAAACAGGATTTGAATTTGGTGTCGGGGCCATTTATTCATTCTATATAGACCGGAAAGATACATTGAACCGCAGTTCCAATTTCGCTTTAAACACAACTTATTCTACTAAAAAGACGGCTAATTTTATGCTTAAGGGCGATATGTGGACAAAAGGGAACAAATACCACTTTATCGGTGATATCCGCTTTAAAAACCAGCCCTTTAATTTTTATGGTATTGGCAACAGCGCTACAAAGTCTGATGAAAACAAATTAGATCAAAGGGTTTTTAAAACACTTTTCGATGCCGAAATGAATACTTTGCCCAAAGCTTATACGGGTATTTCATTAGGTTTTGAGAATTATCATTTTATAGACAGACAGCCTGGAGGTATTTATTCCACTAGCCCACAAATTTTAGATAAAGACGGTGGCTCGGTAGCATGGATCGGCGCATCTCAAAGTTACGATACCCGTAACAGCAATAACTATCCAACCAAAGGTTTTTTCGGTAGGGCAACCTATCAATATGCACCAGATTTTTTTGGCGGGGAAAATTTCAATGGCTCACAGATTAAGCTCGACCTTCGTGGTTTCTTTAGTTTAGCCCCGAAAGTGGTTTTGGGTATACAGGGAATTTATTATACCATACAGAGCAAAAGCACACCATTTTATTTATTGCAGCAATTAGGGAACGACCAAATGATGCGTGGTTATTACAGTGGTCGCTACCGCGATGAAAACTTAATGGCTGCGCAGGCCGAAATCCGTTACCGTTTTATGAACCGCTTTGGCATTGTAGCTTTTGCGGGTACCGGCAAAGTATTTGCAAACAGCCAGTTTAATGGCGATGGATTAAAACCAAATTTTGGGCTTGGCGGTCGCTACTTTTTCGATCCGGCAAAAGGTTTGAGCGTTCGATTAGATTATGGTATAGGAGAAAAATTGCCAAATGAAAAACGCCAGGCAGGATTTTACATTAGCTTGGCTGAAGCGTTTTAG
- a CDS encoding outer membrane beta-barrel family protein, producing MLNKILALIFIIFISLTLKAQINLSGRVADQEYKALPFVTVKISGPQNRVNYTQTDSLGFYTFKNLQTGKHSVVFSALNFKAINQLFTLIKDTIINVQLMRNPNTLVDIQINAKKALIEKKIDRTVFNVENSISAIGTDALELLSKVPSVRVLNDKVSLVGKGEVNVMINDKLVPLSADELANYLKSIPSGTIAKIEVITNPPAKYDAQGNNGLINIVLKKATAEGFKGSVNTALTQANYITASAGGNLNYRRNKITLSSNFNIRKGSLVPFEQSDVFYPAQTWNIVNKDRNFRTVPSGQIGIDYQATKKTVLGLSYNGGVTSFHSEENIKTTVYNPTNGLDSILNSDANAKIMSHYHSANVYLKQTLDSTGKQLTINGDWFKYSDDKNRFFNNTSYFQNGEIIPHSFAEYLSTSKQNIDFFTLKTDVDLPYKTFKLSFGTKLSFINNQSDLAFYKARNAVYELDPGQTNLFNYQENTQALYVNFSKTIKQWDFQVGLRGEYTQIDGLSVNEQNRNEYFRLFPTLFIIYRANDKSTFSVNYGRRINRPAYRKLNPFRWYSNQYAYAEGNPFLQPSYNDNIELSYTYNIYTTSLSFSKTTNGFNDVNFIDAATNTQAAQPVNFITGYHYQLSNVINFNIAKGWETINQFDVFYNASNSSIAQTLGSLNGFGAYFSTLNQFVFNPSKTILGEVSFWYQFPTVDGLNKNKKQYNLDLGIKTLFLHKKIQLAITASDILKTNRYRSSSLVNNIRQEYNNYYDSRQLRITFRYNFGNEKIKQQDRKPGNEEERKRSN from the coding sequence ATGTTAAACAAAATCTTAGCCTTAATATTTATAATTTTTATTTCGCTAACCTTAAAAGCTCAGATCAATTTATCTGGTAGAGTAGCCGATCAAGAGTATAAAGCTTTACCATTTGTTACCGTTAAAATTTCTGGTCCTCAAAACCGGGTAAATTATACCCAAACAGATAGTTTAGGTTTTTACACTTTTAAAAATCTACAAACCGGAAAACATTCTGTTGTTTTCTCTGCGCTCAATTTTAAAGCCATTAATCAGTTATTTACCTTAATAAAAGATACTATAATCAATGTTCAACTCATGCGTAACCCGAATACCCTTGTCGACATTCAGATTAATGCCAAAAAAGCATTGATCGAAAAAAAGATCGACAGAACTGTTTTTAATGTAGAAAATAGTATTTCCGCAATCGGGACAGATGCTTTGGAACTGCTTTCAAAAGTTCCTAGTGTACGCGTTTTGAACGATAAGGTTTCGCTGGTGGGCAAAGGTGAGGTTAATGTGATGATTAACGATAAACTGGTGCCTTTGTCGGCAGATGAACTGGCGAATTATTTAAAATCAATTCCATCAGGCACCATTGCCAAGATTGAAGTGATTACCAATCCGCCGGCAAAATATGATGCCCAGGGAAATAATGGCTTGATTAATATTGTATTGAAGAAAGCTACTGCCGAAGGTTTTAAAGGTTCGGTAAATACGGCTTTAACGCAGGCAAATTATATAACCGCATCTGCAGGTGGAAACTTAAATTATCGTAGGAACAAGATCACACTTTCTTCTAATTTCAATATTAGAAAAGGATCTCTTGTACCGTTTGAACAAAGTGATGTTTTTTATCCCGCACAAACCTGGAATATTGTAAATAAGGACCGGAATTTTAGAACGGTGCCCAGTGGGCAGATCGGAATTGATTATCAGGCCACCAAAAAAACAGTATTGGGTTTATCGTACAATGGTGGCGTAACCAGCTTCCATTCTGAAGAAAATATTAAAACCACAGTTTATAACCCAACCAATGGTTTAGACTCGATATTGAATTCTGATGCCAATGCCAAAATCATGTCTCATTATCATTCAGCCAATGTTTATTTAAAACAGACCTTAGATTCTACAGGGAAACAACTGACCATTAATGGCGATTGGTTTAAATATAGTGATGATAAAAATAGATTTTTTAACAATACGAGCTATTTTCAAAATGGAGAGATTATTCCGCACTCCTTTGCCGAATACCTATCAACCAGCAAACAAAATATAGATTTTTTTACCTTAAAGACTGATGTAGACTTGCCCTATAAAACCTTTAAACTATCCTTCGGTACAAAACTGAGCTTTATCAACAACCAAAGCGATCTTGCTTTTTACAAAGCCCGTAATGCGGTTTACGAATTAGATCCTGGCCAAACCAACCTTTTCAACTATCAGGAAAATACCCAGGCTTTATATGTTAATTTCAGCAAGACAATAAAACAGTGGGATTTTCAGGTAGGACTGAGGGGAGAGTATACACAGATTGATGGATTATCGGTTAATGAACAAAATCGGAATGAGTATTTTCGTCTTTTCCCTACACTTTTCATTATTTATCGTGCAAATGATAAAAGCACTTTTTCGGTTAATTATGGACGCCGGATCAACCGTCCTGCCTACCGTAAATTAAATCCTTTCCGTTGGTACAGCAACCAATATGCTTATGCCGAGGGTAATCCATTTTTGCAGCCATCCTATAACGATAACATCGAACTCTCGTACACCTATAATATATATACTACATCGCTATCTTTCAGCAAAACCACAAATGGATTTAATGATGTGAATTTTATTGATGCGGCTACGAATACCCAGGCTGCTCAACCGGTTAATTTTATAACAGGCTATCATTATCAGTTAAGTAATGTCATTAATTTTAACATCGCGAAGGGGTGGGAAACGATTAACCAGTTTGATGTTTTTTACAATGCATCCAATTCCAGTATCGCCCAAACCCTGGGCAGTTTAAATGGATTTGGCGCTTATTTTTCTACGCTTAACCAATTCGTTTTTAACCCGTCGAAAACTATTTTGGGTGAAGTAAGTTTCTGGTACCAATTTCCAACAGTTGATGGGTTGAATAAAAATAAAAAACAGTATAATCTCGATTTGGGCATTAAAACTTTGTTCCTCCATAAAAAAATACAATTGGCCATTACTGCCAGCGATATTTTAAAAACAAACCGATACCGTTCTAGCAGTTTGGTTAATAACATCAGGCAGGAGTATAATAATTATTACGATAGTCGGCAGCTGCGGATTACTTTCCGTTATAATTTCGGAAATGAAAAAATTAAACAGCAGGATAGGAAACCTGGGAATGAAGAGGAGCGGAAGAGGAGTAATTAG
- a CDS encoding N-acetylmuramoyl-L-alanine amidase codes for MILIYLLKVSACTLIFFAAYQLLLAKLTFFNLNRAYLLMMLVLSFGIPAVTIENRHEVTVATKEIPSKIAYSNDGFVEQDFVDKGSSANHNLNLDELLIYSYCAILAALIFRMLFMMARIQMQLRKYAIDRCGAIILVDAKSSIKNCSFFNQIIVDSTLQYEEKNLVIKHESVHVEQLHAVDKLLVNFVTAVLWFNPIIYFWRNAIDHNHEFLADRETSKVVDKKIYAFLLLDLAMPFQNLAINSFSKLPLKNRIMMLYKEPNTKLQKLAYLAIIPVLMVCCMAFINRKEIIVEKTLAGNQASADASTRPNVYTMNYLNSNIKVNPNAKPAFREIEPVLVVDAGHGGKDGSVAALDGQKEKDLNLRAVKILKEEAAKRGIKVILTRNADQFISLRDRLPKQEAMAFISIHHNATLANAAVPFGGIEIYVSKQNSNIKTAEDLGAGILSKLKQLNGLEVRDSLKNANLLLLRESKVPAVLIELGNISNGKTLEYINQEKNIRRISNLILDGFVAFSKRGC; via the coding sequence ATGATTTTAATCTATTTGTTAAAGGTTTCTGCCTGTACGCTGATATTTTTTGCTGCTTATCAGTTATTGTTGGCTAAGCTCACATTTTTTAACCTGAACCGTGCTTATTTATTAATGATGCTGGTGCTGAGTTTTGGTATCCCGGCGGTTACCATCGAAAACCGTCACGAAGTAACGGTAGCCACCAAAGAGATTCCCTCAAAAATAGCATATAGCAATGATGGTTTTGTTGAGCAGGATTTTGTAGACAAAGGCAGCTCTGCTAACCATAACCTAAACTTGGATGAATTGCTCATATACAGTTATTGTGCCATTTTAGCGGCCCTTATTTTTAGAATGCTTTTTATGATGGCGCGCATTCAGATGCAATTGCGTAAGTATGCTATTGATAGATGTGGTGCCATTATCTTGGTGGATGCGAAATCAAGCATAAAAAACTGCTCTTTTTTTAACCAGATTATTGTCGACTCCACTTTGCAGTATGAAGAAAAGAATCTGGTTATAAAACATGAATCGGTTCACGTTGAGCAGCTGCATGCTGTCGACAAACTTTTAGTCAATTTCGTTACCGCCGTCCTTTGGTTTAACCCCATTATTTATTTCTGGCGGAATGCCATTGATCATAATCATGAATTTCTGGCCGATCGCGAGACTTCAAAAGTTGTAGATAAGAAGATTTATGCTTTTTTACTTTTAGATCTGGCTATGCCATTCCAAAATTTAGCCATTAATAGTTTTAGTAAACTTCCACTAAAAAATAGAATCATGATGTTGTACAAAGAACCCAATACAAAGCTGCAAAAGCTTGCTTATTTAGCTATTATTCCGGTGTTAATGGTTTGCTGTATGGCATTTATAAACCGCAAAGAAATTATTGTTGAGAAAACATTAGCTGGAAACCAGGCTTCTGCAGATGCGTCGACAAGACCAAATGTTTATACTATGAACTACTTAAACAGCAATATTAAGGTTAATCCAAATGCAAAGCCTGCATTTAGAGAAATAGAACCTGTATTGGTTGTTGATGCCGGTCATGGAGGAAAAGATGGATCGGTTGCGGCACTTGATGGACAAAAAGAAAAAGACCTGAACTTAAGAGCGGTGAAAATACTGAAAGAAGAGGCCGCAAAAAGAGGGATTAAAGTAATATTAACAAGAAATGCTGACCAGTTCATTTCACTTAGAGATCGCTTGCCTAAACAAGAAGCCATGGCATTTATTTCCATCCACCATAATGCAACACTTGCAAATGCAGCTGTGCCTTTCGGCGGAATTGAAATTTATGTTTCGAAACAGAACAGTAATATTAAAACAGCGGAAGATCTGGGTGCTGGTATTTTAAGCAAGCTGAAACAGCTAAATGGGCTTGAAGTAAGAGATTCGTTAAAAAACGCAAACCTGTTATTGCTCCGCGAATCTAAAGTGCCTGCTGTTTTAATCGAACTTGGAAATATTTCGAATGGTAAAACACTGGAATATATCAATCAGGAAAAAAATATCCGAAGGATCAGCAACCTGATTTTAGATGGATTTGTAGCTTTTTCGAAACGGGGCTGTTAA
- a CDS encoding BlaI/MecI/CopY family transcriptional regulator, with the protein MEELTKAEERIMQILWKLQKAFVKDIIDELEEEPKPPYNTISSIVRLLEKKGYVKYKAYGKTYEYFPAISKDEYAKTTFSKLFSGYFDNSPSSLLSFMVKEEKLSEKDIEEIKKIINQDSKP; encoded by the coding sequence ATGGAAGAATTAACTAAAGCAGAAGAACGCATTATGCAGATTTTATGGAAACTGCAAAAAGCATTTGTGAAAGATATTATTGATGAACTGGAAGAGGAGCCTAAACCGCCCTATAACACCATTTCATCAATCGTTAGGCTTTTAGAAAAGAAAGGTTATGTTAAGTACAAGGCTTATGGAAAAACATACGAGTACTTTCCGGCCATTAGCAAAGATGAATATGCCAAAACCACTTTCTCCAAATTGTTCTCAGGTTATTTTGATAACTCTCCAAGCAGTCTTTTATCCTTTATGGTAAAAGAAGAAAAGTTGAGTGAAAAGGATATCGAAGAAATTAAGAAAATCATTAATCAAGATTCGAAGCCATGA
- a CDS encoding DUF1345 domain-containing protein has product MNVEPKLEGIQKRSALFILLVSLFFGVAFYLVSLFIEMDVLTHIMLGWDAFCLALITLHWYMFFHTSPAETHLKAKMQDETRGEIFAIVVVSTFAGLLAVILLLINKDIEPIDLIVAILGMFLSWFLVHTTFTMRYAHLYYGDKRKEKSEKRGSGLEFPGNDEPDFIDFAYFSFVLGMTFQVSDVEISSREIRRLSLLHSLIAFIFNTVIVALTINALAGLSK; this is encoded by the coding sequence ATGAATGTAGAACCCAAGTTAGAAGGTATTCAGAAACGATCGGCGTTGTTTATTTTGTTGGTTAGTTTATTTTTTGGAGTTGCTTTTTATTTGGTGTCGCTTTTTATTGAAATGGATGTGCTTACGCATATCATGTTAGGTTGGGATGCGTTTTGTTTAGCGCTGATTACTCTACATTGGTATATGTTTTTTCATACCTCTCCCGCTGAAACGCATCTTAAAGCCAAAATGCAGGATGAAACCCGTGGCGAAATTTTTGCCATTGTTGTAGTATCTACCTTTGCGGGCTTGCTTGCGGTAATTCTACTATTAATTAATAAAGATATCGAGCCGATCGATTTAATCGTTGCCATACTGGGCATGTTTTTATCGTGGTTTTTAGTGCATACCACCTTTACCATGCGTTATGCCCATTTGTATTATGGCGACAAGCGGAAAGAGAAATCGGAAAAACGTGGTTCGGGATTGGAGTTTCCAGGTAACGATGAACCCGATTTTATCGACTTTGCGTACTTTTCTTTTGTTCTGGGCATGACTTTCCAGGTTTCGGATGTCGAAATTTCGAGCAGGGAGATTAGAAGGCTTTCCCTTTTACACAGTTTAATCGCCTTTATATTTAATACCGTAATTGTGGCATTAACCATTAATGCATTAGCAGGACTAAGCAAATAA
- a CDS encoding O-methyltransferase produces the protein MLFQFITDYLKHRLTAKSRHGTHSPFVYKLADEVIYDFTDKSEYKNIEEQRKKLFNDDSIITVTDLGAGSHLNKNRTKRVSQIAKNALKSPRLAKLIYRLAKNTRAKSAIELGTCLGITTAYLAKTDSETEVITIEGCPQTAEVARKNFQDLNLENIELHVGNFDLILPDIIARQPSLDFVYIDGNHRKDATLNYFKWCLPKVNENSLLIFDDIYWSEGMKEAWAEIKNHPDVTVTVDLFWIGLVYFKKGQAKEHFKLKF, from the coding sequence ATGCTATTTCAATTTATTACAGATTACCTTAAACACCGTTTAACAGCAAAAAGCCGACATGGAACGCACTCACCATTCGTGTACAAGCTCGCTGATGAGGTAATTTACGATTTTACCGACAAATCTGAATACAAAAACATAGAAGAACAGCGAAAAAAACTTTTTAATGACGATTCGATAATCACTGTTACAGACCTTGGAGCAGGGTCTCACCTCAATAAAAACCGCACAAAGAGGGTAAGTCAGATTGCCAAGAATGCGTTAAAAAGCCCAAGGTTAGCCAAGCTTATTTATCGGTTAGCTAAAAATACCCGAGCGAAAAGTGCGATCGAGCTGGGTACCTGTTTGGGTATTACTACTGCTTATTTAGCAAAAACGGATTCTGAGACTGAGGTCATTACTATAGAAGGCTGTCCGCAAACAGCGGAAGTAGCTAGAAAAAATTTCCAGGATCTAAATTTAGAGAATATTGAACTTCATGTGGGCAACTTTGATTTAATCCTGCCCGATATTATTGCCAGGCAGCCCAGTTTAGATTTCGTTTATATTGACGGTAACCACCGTAAAGATGCAACACTAAATTATTTTAAATGGTGTTTGCCAAAAGTTAATGAAAATTCGCTGCTGATTTTTGACGATATTTACTGGAGCGAAGGGATGAAAGAAGCCTGGGCAGAAATTAAAAACCATCCTGATGTTACCGTAACAGTAGATTTATTCTGGATTGGTTTGGTTTATTTTAAAAAAGGGCAAGCTAAAGAACACTTTAAACTTAAATTTTAA
- a CDS encoding transglutaminase-like domain-containing protein: MENNAEISALVKLLDDPDEEVFHHVEKKLLEYGGEVVHFLENAWEQSFDGLLQERIENIVHQIQFKTVKEDLNLWYLSGAFDLLQGALIINRYQYPDLDEQKVINQLEEIKRDIWLGLQYEMSSVEKVKLINHVLYQQYGFGGNTKNHHDPQNSYLNQVLESKKGNQISLAIIYSTLAQKLDLPVYGINLPQHFILGYIDDSKQEGTEYGVLFYINAFNRGNIFGKHDVDQFLRQLNLEALPEYYRPCSNTDIIRRVIRNLISAYENAGATEKVAELTELQNIIAEK; this comes from the coding sequence ATGGAAAATAACGCAGAGATAAGTGCTTTAGTAAAACTTTTGGATGACCCAGATGAGGAAGTATTCCATCATGTAGAGAAAAAACTGCTTGAATATGGCGGCGAGGTAGTACATTTTTTAGAAAATGCCTGGGAACAGTCTTTTGATGGCTTGTTGCAGGAGCGAATTGAAAATATTGTTCATCAGATCCAGTTTAAAACGGTTAAAGAAGATTTAAACTTATGGTATTTAAGTGGTGCTTTTGATTTATTGCAGGGTGCATTAATTATTAACCGGTACCAATATCCTGATTTAGATGAGCAAAAGGTAATTAACCAACTGGAAGAAATTAAAAGAGATATCTGGTTGGGCCTTCAATATGAAATGAGTTCGGTTGAAAAAGTAAAACTGATCAACCACGTTTTGTATCAACAGTATGGTTTTGGCGGCAATACCAAAAACCACCACGATCCACAGAATTCTTATTTAAACCAGGTGCTGGAAAGCAAAAAAGGTAACCAGATTTCGCTGGCCATTATCTATTCTACTCTGGCCCAGAAATTAGACCTGCCCGTTTATGGCATCAATTTACCGCAACATTTTATTTTAGGTTATATCGATGATAGCAAACAGGAAGGAACCGAATACGGTGTACTTTTTTACATCAATGCCTTTAACCGTGGTAATATTTTCGGTAAACATGATGTTGATCAGTTTCTTCGTCAGCTTAATTTAGAGGCCCTGCCCGAATACTATAGACCATGTAGCAATACCGATATTATCCGCCGTGTAATCAGGAACCTGATTTCGGCATACGAAAACGCTGGTGCAACAGAAAAAGTGGCAGAACTAACCGAATTACAAAATATTATTGCCGAAAAATAA
- a CDS encoding glycoside hydrolase family 18 protein has translation MHKRNIYYTTATFRIIAFVILGQLLSFNVKAQKTIKPNVIAYYTGQNTVIDSFPIEKLSHLIYSFGHLKGDSLNIRSAKDSALISKMISLKKRNPDLKVMIAMGGWSACQNCSEVFSRANGRKTFAKTTKEILNFFHADGIDIDWEYPAVLGFPGHRYTVEDKHNFTLLIKELRKKLGKKAEISFAAGGTKNCIDSCFEWDKVMPLVNRVNVMSYDLVSGYATLSGHHTPLYATAKQPLSGDYAVKTLIDLGVPTQKIALGAAFYARIFENTTDAGQGLYQPTKFLRGVSFKDFSKQFAAENGYTYYWDETAKAPYYYNPQTRYLATFDDAKSISLKTKYVIDQKLNGIMFWELTDDAYNNGLLDVIDKTIKGL, from the coding sequence GTGCATAAAAGGAATATCTACTACACCACCGCTACATTCAGAATTATTGCTTTTGTAATACTGGGCCAGCTATTAAGTTTTAATGTAAAAGCACAAAAAACAATAAAACCCAATGTAATTGCATATTATACAGGGCAAAATACAGTGATAGACAGCTTCCCAATTGAAAAATTGAGCCACCTGATTTACAGCTTTGGGCACTTAAAGGGCGATAGTCTGAATATCCGATCGGCTAAGGATTCTGCACTGATTTCGAAAATGATCAGTTTAAAAAAGCGTAATCCCGATTTAAAGGTAATGATTGCCATGGGCGGCTGGAGTGCTTGCCAAAACTGCTCTGAAGTATTCAGCAGGGCTAACGGGCGGAAAACATTTGCTAAAACCACTAAAGAAATACTCAACTTTTTCCATGCCGACGGAATAGATATTGATTGGGAGTACCCGGCGGTGTTAGGCTTTCCAGGGCACAGGTATACGGTAGAGGACAAACACAATTTCACTTTATTAATTAAAGAATTACGTAAAAAATTGGGCAAAAAGGCAGAAATTAGCTTTGCTGCCGGTGGTACAAAAAACTGCATCGATTCTTGTTTCGAATGGGACAAAGTCATGCCTCTGGTAAACCGGGTTAATGTAATGAGTTACGATCTGGTAAGCGGGTACGCAACACTAAGCGGTCATCACACCCCATTGTATGCTACCGCAAAACAACCTTTATCAGGCGATTATGCAGTAAAAACACTAATCGATTTAGGCGTACCCACTCAAAAAATTGCACTGGGTGCAGCATTTTATGCCCGTATTTTCGAAAATACCACGGATGCAGGCCAGGGCTTATATCAGCCAACAAAATTTTTAAGAGGTGTTTCTTTTAAGGATTTCAGCAAACAGTTTGCAGCAGAAAATGGCTATACCTATTATTGGGATGAGACAGCCAAAGCGCCATATTACTATAATCCACAAACAAGGTATCTTGCTACTTTTGATGATGCTAAATCAATTTCATTAAAAACCAAATATGTAATTGATCAAAAATTAAATGGCATCATGTTCTGGGAATTAACTGATGATGCTTATAATAATGGCTTACTGGATGTGATTGACAAAACAATTAAAGGATTATAA
- a CDS encoding CAP domain-containing protein — MKKYLIMFAGMLLCALLMQCKKDEITVPESNASLLIDKINLLRQRGCNCGTEYMPPVPDLSLNIQLQNAAISHAKDMAQQNYFDHLSPDGGTPAERALGAGYTGDFRGENLAKGYSEVDLVITAWKNSVSHCKAMMDAKSKAAGAGTAQNYWVVTFGGSL, encoded by the coding sequence ATGAAAAAATACCTAATCATGTTTGCTGGTATGTTACTCTGCGCTTTATTGATGCAGTGCAAAAAGGATGAGATAACGGTACCAGAAAGTAATGCGAGCTTACTGATTGATAAGATTAATTTACTAAGACAGCGCGGATGTAATTGTGGTACTGAATATATGCCACCAGTGCCTGATTTATCTTTAAATATCCAATTGCAAAATGCTGCAATAAGCCATGCGAAAGATATGGCACAACAAAACTATTTTGATCATTTATCTCCGGATGGTGGTACCCCTGCCGAGCGCGCATTGGGTGCGGGTTACACAGGCGATTTTAGGGGCGAAAATTTGGCCAAGGGATATAGTGAGGTTGATCTGGTTATTACCGCGTGGAAAAATAGTGTAAGCCATTGTAAAGCCATGATGGATGCTAAAAGTAAAGCGGCAGGTGCAGGTACAGCACAAAATTATTGGGTAGTAACCTTTGGTGGCTCCTTATAA